The stretch of DNA AAGTGGAAGCTCTCACTAGTCCAAGTAGCAGTGATCTCAATTGCCACCTATGGATAAATCTCCAAATGAAGAACTAAGTATGCTCAGTGCCCTTTATACCGTGCCCTAATGGGACAGCAGATATCTTCAAACTGAACTACAGAGTGCACACACCCAACAAAAGCCTGACTTGCTGGTAAGGGGAGCTTGCcctgcaaaaacaaagcaagtacTTCACAAATCTGAGCAGTCCCATCTGAAAATGTACAgagtatttaaaatgcaattagaaATCACATTTGAAAGGCTTATCACTGAATCCCTTGTGCTGTATCTACAAACAAGTAccaacacaaagaaacaaagacagctTTTATGCTCCAGTATGGACCAGCTCACTCTGGAAAGCTTTCTGCTGACCTTCCAAACATTGCTAGATATAATGTTTCCCAACAATGCCTGCAGGATACACAAGCGTGTATGAAATGAGCATTATGTTCTATAGGGAAAAGTCCCTGTTGCCATCTACAAGGCAGCTGTTCAATAAAACATGGGCCTTACTACACTTTGAGAATTCAGGAGCAGTAATAGAAGTTTTGAGACTAAAAAGCTGCAACGCAGTTGAGTGAATAAACATTCTGACAGATGAAGCAGACAAAATGCAGAGAGATATATGCTTAATCCCCATCATGTCCAACTGCCTCAACACCTCTAGGTATCCTTCCTCCAACAGTTCCTCCTACCAATATACACTGCTTCTGTCTTACCAGAGCAAAATTTCCCTCTAGAGATCATTAAGACTGCAATCCAAGGTTGATAAATCCACAAGCAATTAATGCACATAGATTGTCTTCGTATGACAGCACCCATTTAAATCTTTGTGAAAGATAAAATCTCTTACCAGTTCTCGTTTTGCTTCTTCAACCTTCACTCGTGCAATGGAAAGATTCTAATGAGAGAAAATGGCATGAAAATCAATATTTCAACTTGAATTATAGAGTTCCTGTATCACTGCAAGACTCTAATTATGTGCCACAGGGGAATTCACGGATAATGAAATCAGTTTTGTGTATGCTTTTCACATACAAAAGGTACTGACATTAAAAGCCTATTATCAGTTCACTTTGAACAATCAGATCTTTTCCAGGAGTCTGGTATGGCCTAATATCTAAAAAAAACACCTATTTTTCCATGCTACCCAACAGACTAGTTTCTAAATACATCCAGGAATGAATTTTCCAGAGCACAATAAGCTTTTAGCACAAACCATCCTTCATTCTGTCTGCACCAGAAGCAGGGCATTAGGGCTCTCCCTGTCTCCACTGACAGGGAGTCAGGGGAAGGAGGAATTGGGGAACCTAATGCAATTTGAACATCCTGTTTTGCTTGAGATGAGGCAGCTGCTTCTTTGACTAAGATGAATTTAAAGGAGAAGCAGTCACACCCTCTCccttcatccttttcttctaGAAGGGAGACGGCAGTGTTTGCATTAAGAAGTTACAGGAAGATGTGTTGAGGGGCAAGACCTCTGTGCAAGGGCTGAAGAGGTGAAGAGAGAATGGTGGTCCAGCAGACCTTAGCTCACAACACACACGATGCAATTCATCACAATTTCTCAACTTTCAATAAGGTCCCTTGTTTCTCTGTACCCCTGTGCTCCATTTATAAAAACTGGAACAAgcctttttcccctctcagaGATTAGCCACATCACACCCTCTGGGCTTCTCAGATAAGGAGGTAAGAGGCACAGTATTAGGTAACTCAAAACTGTGACtattttgtttactgttttATCTACTAAACCTAAAACCCATTCAACTGTTTGCTCCAATTTTTACCAAATCTCGCTGGAATCTCAGAGAAAATCCTTAACACtcatatgtaaaaataatggCAATCTTCCAAAGGAGACCAGAAGTATTTGGGTTTAGCTGTCTGAGTCATCACAGCATAGTACAGATATCACACACACCCCAGATTTAAGCCCTGTTTGCCCATCATTTCTTTAAGCCactatgaattttttttcttttaaacagaattaCTCTCAATTGAAAGCCTTCTGCAACACTGGTTCATCCTACCTGAAATGGGTAAAATCCTTTTTATaaaagctgctttgcagagcagcctgATAGTAACTCTTGGTGACCAATAGCAGTAAAAGCCAAAATTTAAAGCGAGGAACAGGAGGACAGGGCCTCTCAAAACTGCAATTCGGTCACATAGAAAAGAACATGTGGATTTTttagctgttgttttgttttccagaaggGCTGAATACCCAGCACCCTCAgagagaaatcaaagaaaatgatgGAGCAGACAGTACTCATACAAGCTACACTACATGTTTAGGGGAAAAGGTCTGCATTCAGgtatttcttcataatttttatAGCCTTGCTTAGGAGTCCCAACCTTTGCATAGGGAACTGTCTGCCATTTTGACAGCCTGATTAAATGTATATCCTAATGCGTTAGTATACCTACAAAATTTTGTTAAACTCAAGAActgtattttctaattttcagcTAATTTACCTTGATACTAAGTTCAATCAGCCAATCTGTTGAGGCCATGTTCTGACACATTTTGTTAGAACAAGGTTTATCTGACAagcatacaaatatttttggctTTGCCTAATCAATAAATAGCCCTCTGTTTAAGTAAAGTCTTTAGTTAACACCATTAGCAGATATTTAGAGAGCCTTCTATCCATTGAAATAGAGCAAGAGTTTCCTTCCTATTGTTAAGTCCATCAAAATTGATTGGATGGCAAATATAAaagaacaatggaaaaataattacaggagGTAGATCTAGATAGGGCTCAAGTTTCTTCTTCACATCCACAATTTCTTCCCGCATTTCAGCCAGTTTCTGTgaacagagcaaagcagatTATACTCCACAGtcttctttgtatttcactgaTTTACACCACTTAAATGATTACAATTATCTACAGCGTTCTGGAATTCACAGATGTTGGTTAGAGCTCTTGTGATGCTTCTCAAAACATAAACATGGAAAACTAAAGATCTACCATTCACTCAGCTATCAGTCAGCCAAACCCACTACAAATTTTacacagatattttcctttgctttctgaaacCACACAGCGTTGTTTCTAACAGCATAACCCCCTGATCTCACCTCCctgaaaggagaggagatttcAAAGGAGGCTCCACCAGGCAGATGACTTTCAGAGTTAACATCACCACAGGTCACACAGAGAACAGAGCCAAGGAAGAACGTGCATTCTCGAGCTTATGGCTTATTTGTGAAAGcacagttggttttttttctgatgcagcaggaaaaagaaaaaaaagaaatccccaACATTTGCAGTGCTTTGGTCATTCTGTAAACAAGAGGAGGTAATTTCTCCTGGAGGCTGAAAGTTTATCACATTACAAAGCACTTAACTCTTTTCAAGTATTCgatctgaagcaaaaaaaaaacaaaaaacattcagaagagGAAGTCATTCATGCTGCCTATTTCAACTGAGCTCTTGGCAAAGCTCATAGAAATGCCAGTGAGTCAAATATGCCCTTTTGCTGAAGTTTTAGAAGATGACAGAGGTCAGATAAAGACTAGAAAGTTCCCTATGCCACTTTGTATGTAGAATTCCAACACAAATGATTTTTGGTTAGCACCGTTCTCAAAAGCTGTGCAATGTCAACATTGCCACCCAGTGCTGCTACTTGAGAAtgacaatgtaaaaaaaaaacaaaacaaaaagagatcAGGAAACCTACTTTCATTGTTCAGCTTATTAGGCAGAGAAAGCtataaaaagaaacagggaaaaagatTCAAGTTCCCATTAGAGTAAGCAAATAACGTTAAAGTGTGCTGAGTGCAGACAGGAGAACTCAAACATGTTACAAGTGCACAAATAATTCAACATGAAGCTGGAGAATCTATAGCTAGGCAACTCAAgaagtgtgttttttcttttaacacaTTCTCCTGTTGGGCTTACCATTTAGACCAAAAAGCTGTGTCTAAAGTCACAAGAAAAAGGCACGCAGTGGTTTGGGATCTAGGATTCACTCAaccttctcctcctcttgctCGGAAGTATTTGAGAAAAGGTTTTCTTTGCACAAACTAGAAGCAATGACCTCGGTCATTTTACCATTttctcagctgaacatgagctgaCTGTGTGcacaggtggccaagagggccagtGCCATCCTGGCCTGCATTAGCAATggtgtagccagcaggagcagggaggtaatCATCCCCctgtattcagctctggtgaggccgcaccttgagtactgtgttctgttttgggcccctcactgcaagaaagacattgaggcactggagcgtgttcagaggagggcagtgaaactggtgagggatctggagcacagggcttatgaggagcagctgagggagctggaattgttcagtctggagaagaggaggctcagggggtGACCTCACCACACTCTACAGAGTGTGAAGGAAGGTTGGGATGAGGaggaggtcagcctcttctctcagacAACAAACAGGAATCAaggaaatggccacaagttgtgccaggggagggagATGTATATTAGATACAAGGAGAagctttttctctcaaagagtggtcaggtactggaatgccctgcccagggaggtggtggagtcaccgtccctggcGATGTTCAAGAGGCAACTGGACGAGGTGCTACGAGATTTTATTAGATCAGTGGGTAGGAATGGTGACAGGTGGAcggctggactagatggtcttgtAGGACCTgtccaaccttgtgattctatgattccatgatctaGTAATTGCAATACACAGGCAGCTATGTAACGAAATATATTCCACGAAATATCCATTCTGTTTAAAACATGGATCATTGTAGAAACATCCATCCCGTACCTACCTCAGACAGGCTCACTAACGACTGATGCATCAATGATTGGTCTAACCCCACGGCAATAAGCTGCTCCTACAAATAGAAAAGAGCTCGTACATAACTGATCACAAAATgtagcagagaggagaaagattCTGCCATTTTGAGTGGAACAGGCAAATAAGAACACAATTTACTAAGACTACAAATATGTGCCATTTGAATCATAGCTCTAGATGTTATATGAAATCAGTTGCTACTAAAATTTATACCATGAATAATAAATCTTTACAGAAAATCAATGGCAAGGTTAGGAAGAGGTTTCCCAGTAAAATGTCTTAACACTAGTTCAGTGTTTTCTATCTGGTATTTGCCACGATATTGGAGAGCATCCAGGTGAGGTATTCAAACAGGTTTCCcaaggagctggtggagtcactgaccctggaggtgttcaagagtAGATGCTGCACTGAGCGACACGGACTAGAGAGGTCAtaggcatgggttgatggttagactacgtgatcttagtggtctttccaacattaatgattctatcataAATAAAGTGTTCATCTATCCATCATCATACAGAACAGGTGAAGATGACAGGACAACTTCTGTCTTCCACATTTAATCATTTATTAATCTCGAAAAAATGTCTCAGAATTTTGGCACAATTTACCTTAGTGAATCATATGCTCTACTGATAACTTGTCTGTATACCCTCATACTATGGTACATCACAATAAGCATAAAGTAGTCTAAGCTATTAATGTTTTCAGTTATAGAAGAAAAAGTGTCCTTCCATTTACCATATGATGCTCTGGAAAAGGAGCATAAAAATAGAATGAACAATTGAAGTGTGGTAAGTTGTCCTATTAGACCAGAAGTCCTACGTCCAGGAGTTTAAGAAGCTCCAGGGATGTGCTTAACTACAATTTTGGACCCAAACAACTATGACTGCTGCAACCTGAGACAGCTTTACATTCGATAATTCCTTCCACTTACCTCAGTAGTCTTAATCCTAATTTTGAAATCCTCAGATTTGTCTTTCAGGAACTGCAAGTTAAGAAGTCGGCTCTCAGATTTGGCTCCTTCCACCTCAACACgtgtctttgctttttcaagATCCCttaagacaaaaagaaacaaacctttACAGTCAAAGAGATACCAGCGCACACACGCCACTTGGTCACCTATGCTCAAGCTAAACTTCTTAATACAACCAACACCAAAAGGAGATAATGAAGAAAAcgttttcattttgctgtgagaTTTCACAGTGGAAATATCCACGGATATATCCACCCACCTCCAGACTCACAAAGGCCACAGGATAAAAGGTCAGGAGGAAAGCCATCTGCATAACAGCAGTCACACATAATTCTCTAATTCAGTTAGAAACCTATTATGCACACTAAACTTATGAGCTAGACAGGCTATGGCAAACCTTGGAGAGACATGCAGGACTTGTATCTTTGGTACTACTAACAACTTTGACTGACAGAACCAGAAAATAATTAGTATGGAATGGAACTGTGAAGATTATCTGGATCAACGTCCAGGCAGAGCACTCATGCTATGCTTGTCAAAGCACTTCAAATTACATCCTTTGTGGAGTGGACTTGATACTGTTGGCTTCtgttactattattattatttttaaatgtttcctgtGCACTGGTTGAAGTTAATTCTTGGGCATTATAGTTTGTATGTTCTGCCTGGGTCCTTCATTCTGACTACAAACCTCACAGTATatttggtaagaaaaaaaaaaaaaaaatcagatttgcagtgatagaacaaggCACAACAGGCAGAAAgtggaacacaggaaattccatgctaacacagggaaaaagtcctttactgtcagagtgacagagcactggaaacaggctgccagagaggtgatggagtctgcttctctggaggtattcaagtTGCACCTGGATGCTGACCTGTGTGACCAGCTGCAGAGAACCTGTTTTAACAGGGTGATGGATTCAACATTCTCTAGAGGctccttccaacctctacagTTTTGTGATTTGCCTTTAACCTCAGCTGAAGGCAGTGAGTGGAAGATGCCAGCCCACATCTGAAAACTGTCTGTAAactatttttagtttaaaacgGATTTAATTGTACCCTGAAACTCTTTTTGACTAACGGATGTGTCCATAGAACACAGCTTTTGACTGATACTTCCCAATATTATGAATTAGGAATGTGTCAAAAAACTAACAATTACTCTTGTTAGTTATCACAAGAAATGCACCACACCGCAAAGATCCACAGTATTGCTTGcatatttcccctttttcatCCATTACTCACTTCTCTAACTGCTTTTCCAGCATCTGTATAGCAGTCAGTTTTTTCTGTAAGCTGAACaatttctgttccatttctctgttttttgaTTCTGCGGCATGTAGTTCCAAACTCCTATCACCAATGGCACAGAAGAAGCTGGGGAACAGATTGGGAAGGAACAACTCACAGTTATTACTGTTGTTATTTCCCCCACCCATCCTTACCACAAAGCacttgtttttctcatgttatGATACATCAGGTAACTAACAagcattttaagaagaaaatatagtACGTCCCTGAGGATATTTGCTGTCTTTAACTACGAAAATTTTATCTGGAAGGGGAAACAGTCCAGCAACCTAAGTACTGGGAAGGGCTAAACAAGACCTGGCATTCAAGCAAATACAACAGCCAGGCCTGAAATAATTACATGCTCCACTCAAGGCTTGCCagattgcttttgaaagaaactcTATTTAGTCCTTGAAAACCTATGTCCCTGGTACACAACCAGAAGTATTTCGGTCACTTACTCTTCCCAATGGTTCATAACTGCTTGCCCCTCTAGCTCAGAAAAAGCTTTAAGAGCAAAGCtcttaaaaaagattaaaggaaaaacattgGATTTTGAGGCAGATTTTGCCTTCTCCTTACTGACAATGCTCAGTGCACTTCTGCTGTTACAGTTTCAAGTCAGACAGAGAAGCTCTGAAAGAACAGACTAACAGTTGCCATTTTTCTGTGTCTGAGACAAGGAAATCTCCTTACATGAACTGAGGCCAGATAAGAAACGAAAGAGATGAGCTGAAACTGAGTCACCAGCTACATTTTCACAGTCCCTGCTTGTCTGAACAGTATGAAAGCTGCTCTAGCTTGTGCTACCTAGCATAAGAGTCCTAGTGGCAACATCCTACAGCAACTGACCACAAAATTATAGGCTAAGAAGAGATTTAACTGAGGCACCTTTTGGGCTTCAGATGCTTTCCTTACTGGGAGGGATGTTAGAGCTGTCAGAGCCTTGTGCTCAGTTTCTGTGTTCTATAAAGCTGCCCATGTGGTGCAAAAATGCTGGGTAAGTAGGATTCCTGGTGTGGAAACTCTTTGAAATGgctgaattgaaaaaaaaaacagagggaaatGGCATAGACCACCATTTCTAATGCACACTGGGAAGAATTACCTGCTAAGAGAAGTGTCCTTTGTTTCAAGTATCATTGCACTGTCTACCAGGGTGTTAAGGTAGGCAGTGCCTTTTCTGGACAGACTGGATGGTGAAAGACCGAGGCTTTCTGTAAGAAGGCTCTGCAGATATTCAgctagaaaacaaacagaaccaaaaaagacttctttttaatactGCTCTTCTTTTAGGCTCTAGGAGGGACTATCCAAAGCTACAATACAGTTCTAGCCTAGAAACTTTGTTTATCTATCCACAGTTAGGGAAAGAGCCATCCTGCTTGTCATATCAAATCTCTATTAGTAAAAACATTCCCTCATACCAGGGGAGCCTGAATTTGCAGAAGAGCTTGCATCCATGCCTGTCTGTCACTGCCCTCATTCTCTAACAGCCTAAATTGACTGTACAGTCTCCATCATTATTAATTTGATGGCAAGTCACAAGAagatctgaaggaaaaaaaaaaaatcaagtaggATTTTACAATGTCAGTCCTTTCACAGAAAAGTGCAATTCCTTTCTGAACGAAGCCAATGAAGGGACCATCCTTTAGCACATGTAAAAACACATGATGGCTCCTTGTGTGTTTCCTGGAGCAAGTGAGTGGCACATGATTAGACACACGCTCCAGGCAGTATAAGCAAAACTTAATCACTTCACTGCCATTTCAAATTCCTAGGTGCTTTCCTAAACGGCTGATTAGCATCAGCTCAGACTCTTCAatcagctgtggggctgctcctctATCTACCCAGCCAACATTTCAGCGCTGTGCTATTCAGCCCAGTAGGCTAGGAGGTCTTAACAACTAATCTAGTTGTCCATATTTACAGCCTGCTCAAGCCAGCATAAAAACTGGCTCCTGACCAACCTTATGTTAGAGTACATTTTGCTGAAAGAATGGATTGCATTgcaagaaaagctgcagcacagcaaatgcTTAGCCTactcctatttcttttttaatatagttgATCTCCCTGTTTTAAGGAAGACTCTACAAGATCACTATGAAAAATTCTATGAGGAGGCTAACAACTGGAGCCTTTAACTTACCATCTGCTTCATATTCTGCTGCCCTTTGCTTCATGTCTTctatcagaaaagaaacatctctctctctttcttcactgTATTCTACAAGCTCACACAAGACATCAATGTTCTGCGTGCTCACTTCAAACTGCGGCATCGGctgattttcaaatattttcttcagccaTGAAGTAACctgccagaggaaaaaagaaaaagtaagaagaGCCCGGTGAAAAGGCAGACACGCACCGCCGAGCAAACGTCACTCTGAGTTacactgagaagaaaaccaCCCAGGCGTCAGAATCACACGGCACTAACGGGTGAAAATTCCGGAAACAACAACTTTACGAGTCACATCATTCCGTCGCCATCCCCCGGCCCCACCGTTACCCgctgcagcttctcctccaTAGCGACTTCCTCCGCTGCCGCCTCCTCCTGCCTTGAGCCTCCCGCCGCCATCCCGGCATTCCACGCGCGCAGAGGGCGAGCCGCAAAGCCTACTGGGAGCTGTAGTGCCGCAGTGCCCGCTGGGAGACGTAGTGCCGCAGTGCCTACTGGGAGCTGTAGTGCCGCAttgcctgctgggagctgtagtgCCGCAGTGCCCGCTTGGAGCTGTAGTAACGCAGagcctgctgggagctgcagtgccGCGGAGGGGGGGNNNNNNNNNNNNNNNNNNNNNNNNNGGGGGAGTTGCTGGACGATTCATTACGTGTTTCCGTAGAATTTGCTTTTCCCCTTGTGGACCCCAGACTTTTAAGGAGATAGTCTTTAAGCATTACAATAACttgaggtgatttttttttttttatgaaattgtACATTTCCATCCACATCACATAAAACCCTCCACCGAGAAGggatgaaaattatttttaagttaaagggaaaaaaaataacgtgTATTATTTCCTGCATAACAACGTTAGGCTCTTTCTTGGACAATACATCATAAAAGGAGCCAAGCTGCTGTGGTGTCACATATAGGAGaaaggagaatggttttaaactgaaagaggggagatgtaggttagatattaggtAGAAGTCCTTCTCAATGAGAGTACTGGccctgcccagaggagctgtgggtgcctcatccctggagctgcCCCCAGGCCAGGCTGAACGGGCACAGGGCAACCTGAGCTGTGTCCCtgtggcaggggtttggaatTGGATGGGTTTGAAGGCTCCTTCTAACCCCAACcgttctttgattctgtgaagagATTGGCTGAAGaatacatcacagaatcatagaatcatttgggttggaagggacttttaaagatcatccagtccaacttccctgcagtgaacagggacatcttttataagggcatgcagtgacaggacaagggaaaatggccttaaactggaagagggtagatttagactagatattaggaagaaattctttactatgagggtggtgagacactggaacacgttgcccagcgaggttgtgaatgccccctccctggaagcattcaaggccaggctggatggggctttggtctagagggaggtgtccctgcctgtagcagggggttggaactagatgatcttaaaggtgccttccaacccaaatcattctgtgattctatgatgtacAGCTTGATGAGGTTGACCAGAGCTTTGTTCAAAAGCTCTCTCATATTGATGTCTCAAAAGCTGATTATCTGACATTTTTTGTCTGGCTATTTTGCTCAAGGTTGAAGCTCCGCTTTAAGTTCCAGATGTCCTGCTTATCTAGGATAAGCAACCTTCCCAAAACAGGATTCTTCTCTTCAAAGATCCAAGGTGGCTATAAATAAGAAACAAGAAGGACAGACATCCTTGAAATGAGGCACAAGTTCAAAACAGTAACAAGCCAGAAGAGATTAAGTGTCCTTGCACCCAAGTATGGATAGAGCAAGCAATGAGACACCTGAAACAACCGCTGAAGACCACCAAAGACCCCGTGCAAGCACAGAATATTCAATAATTTTATGTAACCTTGTACTTACATAATGCTACGAATATGTAGTAGGTAGGCATGACTTATGCATTAGGTAGGGTGCAGGGAAAACTTTTGGGCCTATAAATAGAAGCTAGTATGAAGAGCTGGCATGCTTGATTTGTGGAAATATTCCACTTTGTGTCCTGTGTGGAATAAAGCAATGTCACCTCTCTGAAcgcttcttttttaaatgtgtttcagGAGATTTATCATTAACAACAATATCATTAAGAAGACTGGCAAGGAGCTGCACACTGCAGCcccctcagctccttcccagaCTGCAGGAAGGATGAAAGCCCTTTTTGGcctcattttcacagaatcacaggatcataggtgttggaaggaacctctggagatcatctagaccaagcctctgctaaagcaggttccctgcagtgggttacacaggaaagtgttcAGGTGAATTTTGAACATCCCTGGAGAAGGAGactctttgggcagcctgtgccagtgctctgtcaccttcaaagTAAAGAAGGTTTTCCTCGTGTTTGCATGGAACTtcctgcagaatcacagaaacacagaatgtcCTGAGTTGGAATGGATCCATAAGAATCATCGAGTCCAAATCCTagctccacacaggatcacCCAAAAACCAGAtcatatgtctgagagtgttgtccagatgcttcttgaactcgGGCGAGCGTAGTGCCgtgaccacttccctgggcagcctgctccgTACCCAACCACTCTCTTAaatgaagaaccttttcctggtatccaacctgaaccttttCCATTGCAGCTTTGTGACATTGCCCCAGGTTCTATCACTGACACCCGATCAGTGCTACCTTTCTGCTCCTGTtaggagctgcaggctgccaagAGGTccctcctcagcctcctcttctctgggctgaacaaaccaagggacctcagccactccttatA from Numida meleagris isolate 19003 breed g44 Domestic line chromosome Z, NumMel1.0, whole genome shotgun sequence encodes:
- the HAUS1 gene encoding HAUS augmin-like complex subunit 1, producing the protein MAAGGSRQEEAAAEEVAMEEKLQRVTSWLKKIFENQPMPQFEVSTQNIDVLCELVEYSEERERDVSFLIEDMKQRAAEYEADAEYLQSLLTESLGLSPSSLSRKGTAYLNTLVDSAMILETKDTSLSSFFCAIGDRSLELHAAESKNREMEQKLFSLQKKLTAIQMLEKQLEKDLEKAKTRVEVEGAKSESRLLNLQFLKDKSEDFKIRIKTTEEQLIAVGLDQSLMHQSLVSLSEKLAEMREEIVDVKKKLEPYLDLPPNLSIARVKVEEAKRELNALEEEFSKQIEMLTCDMRETQKL